One segment of Pontibacter akesuensis DNA contains the following:
- a CDS encoding YihY/virulence factor BrkB family protein, which produces MRNRLAKVWSLLKEVSFEFVENNSFQKGAALAYYTIFSLPPMLIIIISAAGYFFGKQAISGEIYYQIKELIGTEGAYAVQKMVESANEFSSFSFATIVGLLALFVAATGVFISLQYSLNEIWYVKPVPKRGYVKLLVDRFLSFGMILAIAIILLLSLLANTVLVAIGDFLTARFSGWVIYVLHFANLLSAFLLMSFLFACIYKFLPDAKIRWRDVWVGSFVTSLLFVLCRGLIGFYLGKNDVGSVYGAAGSIVVILTWVFFTSQIIFFGAVFTFVYSKKYGYNIYPSDYAVRVIRQEVEVGNTAVNVEPTTEQLSLHELQAGQEPASEEDAAKGANI; this is translated from the coding sequence ATGCGTAACCGGTTAGCTAAAGTATGGAGCCTGCTGAAGGAGGTGTCCTTTGAGTTTGTGGAGAACAACTCCTTCCAGAAGGGGGCCGCGTTGGCGTACTACACTATTTTCTCGCTGCCGCCCATGCTCATCATCATCATCAGCGCTGCCGGGTACTTCTTTGGCAAGCAAGCCATCTCCGGCGAAATCTACTACCAGATAAAGGAGCTGATCGGCACTGAGGGCGCCTATGCCGTGCAGAAGATGGTGGAGAGCGCCAACGAGTTCAGCAGTTTTAGCTTCGCCACGATTGTGGGCCTTCTTGCGCTCTTTGTGGCAGCCACCGGCGTGTTCATCTCCCTGCAGTACTCTCTGAACGAAATCTGGTATGTGAAGCCCGTGCCCAAGCGTGGCTATGTAAAGCTGCTGGTGGATCGGTTCCTGTCCTTTGGGATGATTCTGGCCATTGCCATTATTCTGCTGCTGTCGTTGCTGGCTAACACGGTGTTGGTGGCGATCGGCGATTTCCTGACGGCGCGCTTTTCGGGTTGGGTGATTTACGTGCTGCACTTTGCAAACTTACTGTCTGCGTTTCTGCTGATGTCGTTTCTGTTTGCCTGTATCTACAAGTTTCTGCCGGATGCCAAGATCAGGTGGCGGGATGTATGGGTCGGTTCGTTTGTTACCTCTCTGCTGTTTGTGCTGTGCCGGGGCCTCATCGGGTTCTACCTGGGCAAAAACGATGTGGGATCAGTTTACGGGGCAGCCGGTTCTATTGTGGTGATACTTACCTGGGTGTTCTTTACCTCACAGATCATCTTTTTCGGAGCGGTTTTCACCTTTGTCTACTCCAAGAAGTATGGCTACAACATCTATCCTTCCGACTACGCCGTCAGGGTGATACGGCAGGAGGTAGAGGTGGGCAATACCGCCGTGAATGTGGAGCCAACCACTGAGCAGCTATCCTTGCATGAGTTGCAGGCCGGGCAGGAACCTGCCAGCGAAGAGGATGCTGCCAAAGGAGCAAACATTTAA
- a CDS encoding GH3 auxin-responsive promoter family protein: MKKRIHDIDLFRKYPHDVQLELFQNLLDKAKNTEWGKQYGYGDGLSVREFQERVPISTYEDLYPYFERVMKGEQNLLWPTKIEWFSKSSGTTNARSKFIPVSPESLEDCHYKGGKDMLSIYVNLYPDTKLFTGKGLSIGGSHHPSELNDKVSCGDVSAVIMQNLPMWAEAMRTPPLKVALMDKWEEKIEKMVELTPAENVTSMSGVPTWTYLLLKRILEVTGKSNMLEVWPNLELFTHGAVAFGPYRQLFKEIIPTDKMNYLEVYNASEGFFGIQDQAGTEDEMLLMLDYGVYYEFIPMDQFNEEMPQTLTLDQVELGKNYALVISTNAGLWRYKIGDTIRFTNLSPYRIKISGRTKHFINAFGEEVIVENAEAAIIQACKVTGAVISNFTAAPVYMESGKRGCHEWLIEFEQEPDSLERFTQELDGKLREVNSDYDAKRQNDLALQPPIVHAAPRGTFMNWLRHKGKLGGQNKVPRLSNSREHLEEIMQVSNL; encoded by the coding sequence ATGAAGAAACGGATCCATGACATCGATCTGTTTCGGAAGTACCCGCACGATGTGCAGCTTGAGCTGTTTCAGAACCTGCTGGATAAGGCGAAGAACACCGAGTGGGGCAAGCAGTACGGCTACGGCGACGGCCTGAGTGTGCGGGAGTTTCAGGAGCGGGTGCCTATCAGCACCTACGAAGACTTGTACCCATACTTTGAGCGGGTGATGAAGGGCGAGCAAAACCTGCTGTGGCCCACTAAAATTGAGTGGTTCTCTAAATCATCCGGCACAACCAACGCACGCAGCAAGTTCATACCGGTAAGTCCGGAGTCGCTGGAGGATTGCCATTACAAAGGCGGCAAGGACATGCTTTCCATTTATGTGAACCTGTACCCAGATACGAAGCTTTTCACCGGCAAAGGCCTTTCCATCGGCGGCAGCCATCACCCAAGCGAATTGAATGACAAGGTTTCCTGTGGCGATGTGTCGGCTGTGATCATGCAGAACCTGCCCATGTGGGCCGAGGCCATGCGCACGCCCCCGCTGAAGGTGGCCCTAATGGACAAGTGGGAAGAGAAGATTGAGAAGATGGTGGAGCTGACGCCAGCGGAGAACGTGACAAGTATGAGCGGTGTGCCCACCTGGACGTACCTGCTGCTGAAGCGCATCCTGGAGGTAACGGGAAAAAGCAATATGCTGGAAGTATGGCCGAACTTGGAACTATTCACGCACGGGGCAGTGGCTTTTGGCCCGTACCGGCAGCTTTTCAAGGAAATTATTCCGACAGATAAAATGAACTATTTGGAAGTATATAATGCTTCTGAGGGGTTCTTTGGTATTCAGGATCAGGCTGGTACGGAAGATGAGATGCTGCTGATGCTGGACTACGGGGTCTACTACGAATTCATCCCGATGGATCAGTTTAATGAGGAGATGCCGCAAACGCTAACGCTGGACCAGGTGGAACTGGGAAAGAACTATGCCCTGGTAATATCAACCAATGCAGGCTTGTGGCGCTACAAAATCGGAGATACCATCCGGTTTACCAACTTAAGCCCTTATCGCATTAAAATATCAGGCCGCACCAAGCACTTCATCAACGCTTTTGGCGAGGAGGTAATTGTGGAGAACGCGGAGGCAGCCATTATACAGGCCTGTAAGGTTACGGGGGCGGTAATATCCAACTTCACCGCTGCCCCTGTTTACATGGAGAGCGGAAAGCGCGGCTGCCACGAGTGGCTGATTGAGTTTGAGCAGGAGCCTGATAGCCTGGAGCGTTTCACGCAGGAGCTGGACGGCAAGCTGCGGGAGGTAAACTCAGATTACGATGCCAAGCGGCAGAACGATCTGGCGTTGCAGCCGCCTATTGTACATGCCGCCCCACGCGGGACTTTCATGAACTGGCTGCGCCACAAGGGCAAGCTGGGAGGACAGAATAAAGTGCCGCGGTTGAGCAACTCGCGCGAGCACCTGGAAGAGATCATGCAGGTCAGTAATTTGTAG
- the gltX gene encoding glutamate--tRNA ligase, with protein MEREVRVRFAPSPTGALHIGGVRTALYNYLLARKTGGKMILRIEDTDQTRFVPGAEDYIRESLEWCGIELDESPWNGGPYAPYRQSERKPMYMQYAQQLIDSGHAYYAFDTAEELDAMRERLKAAKVATPQYNAITRTTMKNSLTLPEDEVKRRLESGEAYVIRLKVPRKEEVRLQDMIRGWVMVHSSAIDDKVLMKSDGMPTYHLANIVDDHLMKITHVIRGEEWLPSAPLHVLLYRYLGWEDTMPQFAHLPLLLKPDGNGKLSKRDGDKLGFPVFPLHWVDPNTGEKSTGYRESGYLPDAFVNFLAFLGWNPGTQQEIFSMEELIQEFSVERIGKSGTRFDIQKARWFNEQYLRAKPDGELANYLIEALAAHNITTTPDKAEKVAGLMKERVSFPQDFWKEAEYFYVAPTEYSEKVASKKWNSQSVAVFEDFKNELSSLQDFNADTVKELLNTILERHGMKLGQVMQALRLAVTGAEAGPDLMQIIEVLGQEETKQRIETAISKLSSYVTA; from the coding sequence ATGGAAAGAGAAGTTAGAGTACGCTTTGCACCAAGCCCAACCGGGGCACTCCATATCGGCGGGGTTCGCACCGCCCTGTACAACTACCTGCTGGCCCGGAAAACCGGCGGTAAAATGATTTTGCGCATTGAGGATACCGACCAAACACGCTTTGTACCCGGCGCCGAAGACTATATCCGCGAATCGCTGGAGTGGTGCGGCATTGAACTGGATGAGAGCCCGTGGAACGGCGGTCCTTATGCCCCCTACCGCCAGTCGGAGCGTAAGCCGATGTACATGCAGTACGCCCAGCAGCTGATTGACTCTGGCCACGCCTACTACGCCTTTGACACGGCAGAGGAGCTTGACGCGATGCGTGAGCGCCTGAAGGCCGCCAAAGTAGCCACGCCGCAGTACAACGCCATCACCCGCACGACGATGAAAAACTCGCTCACGCTGCCGGAGGATGAGGTAAAGCGCCGCCTGGAGTCTGGTGAGGCCTACGTGATTCGCCTGAAGGTGCCCCGCAAGGAGGAAGTGCGCCTGCAGGACATGATCCGTGGCTGGGTAATGGTGCACTCTTCTGCCATTGATGATAAAGTATTGATGAAGTCGGATGGCATGCCAACGTACCACCTGGCTAACATTGTAGACGACCACCTGATGAAGATCACGCACGTGATCCGTGGGGAGGAGTGGTTGCCGAGCGCTCCGCTGCACGTGTTGCTGTACCGCTACCTGGGTTGGGAAGATACCATGCCGCAGTTCGCCCACCTGCCCCTGTTGCTGAAGCCCGACGGCAACGGAAAGCTAAGCAAGCGTGATGGCGACAAACTGGGCTTCCCGGTGTTCCCGCTACACTGGGTAGACCCGAACACCGGCGAAAAATCGACAGGCTACCGTGAGAGCGGCTATTTGCCGGATGCTTTTGTGAACTTTCTGGCTTTCCTGGGCTGGAACCCGGGCACACAGCAGGAGATATTCTCTATGGAGGAGCTGATTCAGGAGTTTTCTGTGGAGCGCATCGGTAAATCCGGTACACGTTTCGACATTCAGAAGGCCCGCTGGTTTAACGAGCAGTACCTGCGCGCCAAGCCAGACGGCGAGCTGGCCAATTACCTGATCGAGGCACTGGCGGCGCACAACATCACCACCACCCCTGATAAAGCAGAGAAAGTGGCAGGCTTGATGAAAGAGCGCGTGTCGTTTCCGCAGGATTTCTGGAAAGAGGCTGAGTACTTCTACGTAGCCCCTACTGAGTACAGCGAGAAAGTAGCCTCCAAGAAGTGGAACAGCCAGTCTGTAGCCGTTTTCGAGGATTTTAAGAACGAACTGTCGTCCCTGCAGGATTTCAATGCAGATACTGTGAAGGAGTTGTTAAACACGATTCTGGAGCGCCACGGCATGAAGCTGGGCCAGGTAATGCAGGCGCTGCGCCTTGCGGTTACCGGTGCTGAGGCTGGCCCTGACCTGATGCAGATTATCGAAGTGCTCGGACAGGAAGAGACGAAGCAGCGCATCGAAACAGCCATCAGCAAACTGAGCAGCTATGTGACTGCCTAG
- the lptB gene encoding LPS export ABC transporter ATP-binding protein, whose translation MILRAENLIKKYKSRTVVNDVSVEVNQGEIVGLLGPNGAGKTTSFYMIVGLVKPNQGKIFLDKEDITNLPMYKRATRGVGYLAQEASVFRQLTVEENILAVLEMTNMPRKAQHEKVEELLEEFSLTHVRKNKGIVLSGGERRRTEIARALAVDPKFVLLDEPFAGVDPIAVEEIQTIVAKLKNKNIGILITDHNVNETLSITDRAYLLFEGKILKAGSAEELAADEQVRRVYLGKHFELKRKV comes from the coding sequence ATGATACTGAGAGCCGAAAACCTGATAAAGAAGTATAAATCGCGCACAGTGGTAAACGACGTGAGCGTGGAGGTAAACCAGGGCGAAATAGTGGGGTTGCTGGGGCCAAACGGCGCCGGTAAAACCACCTCGTTCTACATGATCGTGGGGCTCGTGAAGCCGAACCAGGGAAAGATATTTCTGGACAAAGAGGATATTACCAACCTGCCCATGTACAAGCGCGCCACTCGCGGGGTGGGTTACCTGGCGCAGGAGGCATCGGTTTTCCGGCAGCTAACGGTGGAGGAAAATATTCTGGCCGTGCTGGAGATGACCAATATGCCCAGGAAAGCGCAGCATGAGAAGGTGGAGGAACTGCTGGAGGAGTTCTCGCTGACGCACGTACGCAAGAACAAGGGCATCGTCCTTTCTGGCGGCGAGCGCCGGCGCACCGAGATTGCGCGCGCCCTGGCCGTAGACCCTAAGTTCGTGCTGCTGGATGAGCCCTTTGCGGGTGTGGACCCTATTGCCGTGGAGGAAATCCAGACCATTGTGGCGAAGCTGAAGAATAAGAACATTGGAATCCTGATCACCGACCACAACGTAAATGAAACACTTTCCATCACGGACCGCGCCTATCTTCTGTTTGAAGGCAAAATTCTGAAAGCCGGATCAGCCGAGGAATTGGCCGCCGACGAACAGGTACGCCGGGTGTACCTGGGCAAGCACTTTGAACTGAAGCGGAAAGTGTAA
- the recJ gene encoding single-stranded-DNA-specific exonuclease RecJ: MEKRWVISQEAPAETVEQLAEQLKVSTTLTSILCQRGVCTYDEAKHFFRPSLQDLHDPFLMKDMDRAVDRLNEALHRNEKILVYGDYDVDGTTSVALMYGFLRNYTSNIDFYIPDRYKEGYGVSQQGMDWAAEQKVTLIISLDCGIKSADKVAYAASLGIDFIICDHHLPDDDVPQAVAVLDPKRVDCPYPYKELSGCGVGFKLLQAFCMQNDIDQSEALKFLDLLVVSIAADIVPITGENRILAYQGLQHLNGPQAMRPGLDALKDLADLKGEMDITSIVFGFAPRINAAGRMGDAKNSVRMLLAQTKEEAHRMAGIINESNKERRSKDTNITKEALQMIQEDDFLKSANSTVLFNENWHKGVIGIVASRCIEHYYRPTIILTQSNGMASGSARSVHGFNVHNAIESCSDLLEQFGGHMYAAGLTLPVANVQAFRERFEQVVAETITPEQKIPQISIDAPLQLRQITRNFYNIIRQMEPFGPGNMRPVFVSEGVMDAGNAKIVGDTHLKLRLTQDGFTYIDAIGFGLADHFDAISSGRPFDVCYTIEENIYRGIINLQLHLKDIRTK, encoded by the coding sequence ATGGAGAAAAGGTGGGTTATCAGCCAGGAAGCGCCAGCAGAAACTGTAGAACAGCTAGCAGAGCAGCTTAAAGTAAGCACCACGCTTACGAGTATACTTTGCCAGCGCGGTGTCTGCACCTACGACGAAGCCAAGCACTTTTTCCGTCCTTCCCTGCAAGACCTGCACGACCCCTTCCTGATGAAGGACATGGACCGGGCCGTCGACCGCCTGAACGAGGCGCTGCACCGCAACGAGAAAATCCTGGTGTACGGCGATTATGACGTAGACGGCACCACCTCGGTGGCGCTGATGTACGGCTTCCTGCGCAACTATACTTCCAATATCGATTTCTACATCCCGGACAGGTACAAAGAAGGCTACGGCGTGTCGCAGCAGGGCATGGACTGGGCGGCCGAACAGAAGGTTACCCTCATCATCAGCCTGGACTGCGGCATTAAATCAGCTGACAAAGTAGCCTATGCCGCCAGCCTCGGCATCGACTTTATCATCTGCGACCACCACCTGCCCGACGATGACGTGCCACAGGCCGTAGCCGTGCTGGACCCCAAGCGCGTAGATTGCCCTTATCCGTACAAAGAGCTCTCAGGTTGCGGCGTGGGCTTTAAGCTGCTGCAGGCCTTCTGTATGCAGAATGATATTGACCAGAGCGAAGCGCTGAAGTTTCTCGATTTGCTGGTGGTAAGTATAGCCGCCGATATTGTGCCCATCACCGGTGAGAACCGTATTCTGGCCTATCAGGGGTTGCAGCACCTCAACGGCCCGCAGGCCATGCGCCCGGGATTGGATGCGTTGAAAGACCTTGCTGATCTGAAAGGGGAGATGGACATTACCAGCATTGTGTTTGGGTTTGCGCCGCGCATCAACGCTGCCGGCCGTATGGGCGATGCCAAGAACTCCGTGCGCATGCTGCTTGCCCAAACCAAGGAAGAGGCGCACCGAATGGCTGGCATCATCAATGAGTCGAACAAAGAGCGCCGCAGCAAAGACACCAACATTACCAAAGAGGCGCTGCAGATGATTCAGGAGGATGATTTCCTGAAGAGTGCCAATTCCACGGTGCTGTTCAACGAGAACTGGCACAAGGGCGTGATCGGTATTGTGGCCTCGCGCTGCATCGAGCATTACTACCGCCCCACCATCATCCTGACGCAATCCAACGGTATGGCTTCGGGCTCTGCCAGGTCGGTGCACGGTTTTAACGTGCACAACGCCATAGAGAGCTGCTCTGACCTGCTGGAGCAGTTTGGCGGCCACATGTATGCCGCAGGCCTTACGCTGCCTGTAGCGAACGTGCAGGCCTTTCGGGAGCGCTTTGAGCAGGTGGTGGCAGAGACGATCACCCCAGAGCAGAAAATCCCGCAGATAAGCATAGATGCCCCGCTGCAGCTGAGGCAGATCACACGCAACTTCTACAACATTATTCGGCAGATGGAGCCCTTCGGCCCTGGCAACATGCGGCCTGTGTTTGTATCGGAGGGCGTGATGGATGCTGGCAACGCAAAGATTGTGGGCGATACGCACCTCAAACTGCGCCTGACCCAGGACGGCTTCACCTATATCGACGCCATTGGTTTTGGCCTGGCCGATCACTTCGACGCTATTTCCTCTGGCCGGCCGTTTGATGTGTGCTATACTATTGAAGAAAACATCTACAGGGGCATCATCAACCTGCAACTCCACCTCAAGGACATCCGAACAAAATAA
- a CDS encoding TIGR00266 family protein: MRNSHEVDYKIFGNDIQVLEIELDPNETVIAEAGAMVYMEEGIDFEAKMGDGSNPSQGFFGKLVSAGSRMITGESLFMTHFTHRGFNGKSRVAFSAPYPGTILPIDLSTTRNNTLITQKDAFLAAALGTKLSIHFNQRLGTGFFGGEGFILQRMQGDGLAFVHAGGTIVEKQLNNQTLRVDTGCVVAFEEGIDFSVQRAGGLKSMIFGGEGLFLATLRGTGRVWLQSMPVKKLIEALMPKGENANKEGGFFSSFME, encoded by the coding sequence ATGAGAAACTCACACGAAGTAGATTACAAGATTTTTGGCAACGACATACAGGTGCTGGAGATTGAGCTAGACCCGAACGAAACCGTAATTGCGGAGGCTGGCGCGATGGTGTACATGGAGGAGGGCATTGACTTTGAAGCGAAAATGGGCGACGGCTCCAATCCCAGCCAGGGATTTTTCGGGAAGTTGGTCTCAGCTGGCTCACGCATGATCACGGGCGAATCGCTTTTCATGACGCACTTCACGCACCGTGGCTTCAACGGCAAGAGCCGTGTGGCTTTCTCGGCACCTTACCCGGGCACTATCCTGCCCATAGACCTAAGCACTACCCGCAATAACACCCTCATCACTCAGAAAGACGCATTTTTGGCGGCAGCACTCGGTACTAAGCTTAGCATACACTTTAACCAGCGCCTGGGCACAGGCTTCTTCGGGGGCGAGGGCTTTATACTGCAGCGCATGCAGGGCGATGGCCTGGCCTTTGTGCATGCCGGCGGCACCATTGTGGAAAAACAGCTAAACAACCAGACACTGCGCGTAGACACAGGCTGCGTAGTGGCCTTTGAGGAAGGAATAGACTTTAGCGTACAGCGCGCGGGCGGCCTGAAATCAATGATATTTGGCGGAGAGGGCTTGTTCCTGGCTACGCTAAGAGGTACCGGCCGCGTATGGCTGCAATCGATGCCGGTGAAGAAGCTGATTGAAGCGCTGATGCCGAAGGGTGAGAACGCCAACAAAGAAGGGGGCTTCTTCAGCAGCTTTATGGAGTAG
- a CDS encoding glycoside hydrolase family 25 protein encodes MTFTLLLSAFQKLAFSGLLLYTTMFGAAAGSIDTNNDNTKTAATSTTALRGIDVSRWQKEVNWAMVSESEVTFAFVKATQGDFRLDPYFARNWEETKRHGIKRGAYHFYKPEAPVQDQIKLFTSTVTLEPGDLPPVLDIEVSDPKVSADQMRKDIKVWLEAVTAHYGVRPIIYTSQNYYRRYLQGHFTDYHFWIARYSDNKPDIHHTDSWMFWQYTDRGSISGINAAVDINFFVGDVDQLSSLCLPQFTATSDLASPLGQLKHRQPLP; translated from the coding sequence ATGACGTTTACCTTACTGCTTTCAGCTTTCCAGAAGCTTGCTTTTTCCGGTCTGCTGCTTTACACCACCATGTTTGGCGCAGCCGCTGGCAGCATAGATACAAACAACGATAATACAAAAACCGCCGCCACCAGCACCACCGCTTTGCGTGGCATTGATGTATCGAGGTGGCAAAAAGAGGTGAACTGGGCTATGGTTAGCGAGTCGGAGGTGACGTTTGCGTTTGTGAAGGCCACGCAGGGCGATTTCCGCCTGGACCCATACTTCGCCCGGAACTGGGAGGAAACCAAGCGCCACGGCATTAAGCGCGGGGCCTACCATTTTTACAAGCCAGAGGCGCCTGTGCAGGACCAGATAAAGCTGTTCACCAGCACGGTTACGCTGGAACCCGGCGACTTGCCCCCTGTACTGGACATCGAGGTATCAGACCCGAAAGTAAGCGCCGACCAGATGCGGAAGGATATCAAAGTTTGGCTGGAGGCTGTAACCGCGCACTATGGCGTGCGCCCGATCATCTATACCAGCCAGAACTACTACCGCCGCTACCTGCAGGGCCACTTCACCGACTACCATTTCTGGATTGCCCGCTACAGCGACAACAAGCCCGATATTCACCACACCGACAGCTGGATGTTCTGGCAGTACACCGACAGGGGCTCCATCTCGGGCATCAATGCGGCCGTTGACATTAACTTTTTTGTGGGCGATGTGGACCAGTTAAGCTCTCTGTGCCTGCCGCAGTTCACGGCCACCTCTGACCTGGCTAGTCCGTTGGGGCAGTTGAAGCACCGACAGCCGCTGCCATAG